From a region of the Drosophila virilis strain 15010-1051.87 chromosome 3, Dvir_AGI_RSII-ME, whole genome shotgun sequence genome:
- the ndl gene encoding serine protease nudel, producing MKQSVDELEAKRTQRVPRRCCLFRLPCTRILIISTLVLITLMISLIYHGIVLERMDHLRQIMALNEKHAHNLQPIDEDVLTKRPQLQPFHIPLKKEDPERIATKSEEQSLRLKHMRFKFRMKRKLRLPRSLQSVDLIDPLQLEANMQHLYTRMRSKRARAALSQLESEYVRCKKQTPEDCMSAFMRMYQMAKEVTEKMDKMKEIIRDHLGSHSIESHELHTYAPAKKTRTTVDQQQEVTTPLTNVSVAGNGDNEETTLKPNRVKIKPAQISWIIDGPGHDEQEAYVENTPRAMDQINMTTTLATTTMESTTPTTTIESTTSTSRRSSSSATTEENTMATTSIDATTSSSSSSISSFTTEENTMATTSIDATTSNSSSSSSSFTVTTNQPLAILTTDGLDSENITDQITWVLDRFDKAKEIVHTTEGTNEKTTETGTTEKTISPQVVLQETTSLPSFEIQPGPLHSDDHRAQPSANTTIAPTTDAPESFTKATTGLNATNVENKDMLPGSTTLSPTIMPISTVNTTTMPITTLSPTTTTEAVDGLNRTAFPTKPKPMKISWIIDSDASSNEVNSTTQAAATETSTGTITETTTESTTEGARAVHPLDDPSSIENMLDSFERHRQEKPLLKVLPSNEQEKPTIQMLPNNETTNHEESKTPNVYDRNHWLQKFEQDAAPPQDELIDTFGTELDAKSLQQMGPKINPISGKVPNAADAQLMSMCAQLTRRLRQKAAAEGGSGELEPFTASPSVQFTSRGPGGFPVSGETMKASAQFMFNPNFGMPSIPVCFYMTPANFRMPMWSPTPSFMGMQGAHFGGSSNAGGIFFVPQQFGPSGNFFGGSGGTASGAQNQLPNIFSKNASPQKQQNGQQQVYCTYMQNQQAQAGQGQTMQNNLSSGSQAGFSNANFKMRHANQTGMAHHSQIIYASYLGLPEQSQQRFKCPEADQLACYGQQECIAASRWCDNVIDCPDGSDESACTCADRLDEERLCDGYADCPMGEDELGCFGCESLAHSCYENAEEYARHNRSTLSMCYSRHERCDGFQNCFNGRDELQCSMLLTDVGHHMSHAASASEGYLYHNHRGDWYPVCNNGARWAAAACELEDLNQSANLTFKQLTLSGPFIEPSLHAGIHFAQGCHGRNGQDTLVDHVAYVKCPPPQCGLPSKPSESGRAKRTKRAPIEDRLESNKGRIVGGSYASPLQWPFVVAIYRDGKFHCGGTIYSEHWIISAAHCVINYIKYYYEVRAGLLRRTSYSPATQIQSVSHVVVHQAYERRSMRNDLSLLRVATPLQFNRWVKPICLPDMGRTTFGQDWIWGPEEHTLCTVIGWGAIREKGPSSDAMRQVIVPIRKDCTDPEDRASEDVCAGEPGGGRDACQGDSGGPLFCRSVSQPEQWYLAGVVSHGNGCARPKEFGVYTRVALYLDWLELAVKPGLLPARQPLQHCPGFICVWGGKRCISQRLRCDRNVDCLGGEDEVGCAYNFIPDMVGSQQTVSSTTESDYYPQKQAAADDQEAQQTEHKQRQDVSIEDADLIAHMLTAPTTENETKQFGSTPATAQSDTWTIAEESSTPAVENEAEPNNTTSATSETTTLVQTTTTATTTLPNSTMPTTLPPPTTTAWPTPTEDLMKLTDLMSQLLEESTTATTVEQLANTTLFALTTDAPNKGTTTLGTTAATTTDAESTTLAAFTAADYNTTEAVTQPTTTEATTTLATTETTSTVATTVTTPATTTSHASQPTASTTLTTSTTPRTTASAATTKQSTTERSKVSEAEKQLPNKFICRKMPQIVDLQHRCDRRVDCEDGTDELDCSCRDYLKGGLSTLICDGKADCEDLSDEQNCGGCQEHEYHCALSKSCLPLAKRCDKVVDCKFSEDEKDCFALTNGHDVHFDAHQQPKFSSVGVFSKNTHGSWRVVCAHETGFHEHQAKTADTVCALLGFRGAQYYNSTEFVSQQEMHPITPELIRSHSGSQLRALMRDNVQLTSTEMVLPKHAQQMPHGRQKARIVANKCLGIYVECNARSNMTLPLKTFSAGQVINQRPAGNLPELLPTIGTHKKPNVHFKPQQPAQLVKKKDEIMDRLDMLIKSKNNKTLLVQEQLHEAIEELHWPWLADVYVNGELWCLGVLLDKHWLLVHESCLAGISFDTHYISALLGGGKTKRSLHRSTYEQILRVDCFEAVPRSNVLLYHLEQPARFTHYVLPTFLPEISDEQESAPHECISVLHDDFTGRIKTVAITRVSNDASCKSCYQMQERQPSGNLMRMLNVSAEDMASISDEVELLSGVTARAMPALTKFTSCTQFGQRNLSDVQVQPSDQGVLVCRDSHTGWYPSAIFNYNNTDCQSFRAPFGIRTLNEAYKSLQEIMDQPQCSNVQSSPPCETHRCPLGVCLPQSALCDGRSDCHDSSDEEVSKCRELKQHCAPGEMKCRTSAKCVPKSKFCDHVPDCQDMTDEPTICSCFTYLQATDPSKICDGKRNCWDKSDESSVLCNCTADHFQCSSSPEDCIPRDFVCDKHPDCPNGEDERFCFGIEHPLQEQQQDYWAHSEYSHKKLVSQYGQVIEQTYGIWHTKCFPKTSPPSISEVRDICKKLGYNPDRFPSYRLIDDATNEAKHTFEVADRRGRAFGNDTLVGKYRDSTKALIVSKFSPLQLNEQLTLFLKPSRPIAELVRWNTTDSNRCFRLEIRCA from the exons ATGAAACAAAGTGTGGATG AGCTGGAGGCCAAGCGTACGCAGCGTGTTCCTCGTCGCTGCTGTCTTTTTCGTCTGCCCTGCACACGTATCCTGATCATATCCACATTGGTACTTATTACGTTGATGATCTCATTGATATATCATGGCATTGTACTCGAACGCATGG ATCACCTGCGTCAAATAATGGCGCTCAATGAAAAGCACGCACACAACTTGCAACCCATCGATGAAGATGTCCTTACAAAAAGACCACAACTACAGCCTTTTCACATTCCGCTAAAGAAAGAGGATCCTGAGAGAATAGCTACCAAGAGCGAGGAGCAGTCATTGCGCTTAAAGCATATGCGCTTCAAGTTTCGAATGAAGCGAAAGCTTCGACTACCTCGTAGTTTGCAGTCTGTTGATCTGATTGATCCCCTCCAGCTGGAGGCCAACATGCAGCATCTGTATACAAGGATGCGCAGCAAACGTGCCAGGGCTGCGCTCAGCCAGCTGGAGAGCGAGTACGTGCGATGCAAGAAACAGACTCCAGAGGACTGCATGTCGGCCTTTATGCGCATGTACCAGATGGCCAAAGAGGTTACCGAGAAAATGGACAAGATGAAGGAAATTATAAGGGATCACCTAGGATCCCATAGCATTGAGTCGCATGAgcttcatacatatgcacCAGCCAAGAAGACCAGAACAACAGTGGACCAGCAACAGGAGGTGACAACTCCGCTCACAAATGTCAGCGTGGCTGGCAACGGAGACAACGAGGAGACAACGCTGAAGCCCAATAGAGTTAAGATTAAACCAGCACAAATCAGTTGGATCATCGATGGTCCTGGCCACGACGAGCAGGAGGCCTATGTTGAGAATACGCCGAGAGCCATGGATCAGATCAATATGACCACAACGTTGGCTACGACAACAATGGAGAGcacaacgccaacaacaacaatagagaGTACCACATCAACTAGCAGACGCAGTAGCTCCTCCGCCACCACAGAGGAGAACACAATGGCTACAACATCAATAGATGCCACCACATCAAGTAGTAGCAGCAGCATTAGCTCCTTCACCACAGAAGAGAATACAATGGCTACAACCTCAATAGATGCCACCACATCTAatagtagcagcagcagcagctccttcACCGTTACCACGAACCAGCCCTTGGCCATTCTAACCACTGATGGACTAGACTCGGAGAATATTACAGATCAAATCACTTGGGTTCTGGACCGCTTCGATAAGGCCAAAGAGATTGTACACACCACAGAGGGAACTAATGAGAAAACAACAGAGACAGGCACAACAGAGAAAACAATTTCGCCTCAGGTTGTGCTACAAGAGACAACCAGCTTGCCAAGCTTTGAAATTCAGCCGGGTCCATTGCACTCCGATGACCACAGGGCCCAGCCCAGCGCCAATACAACCATCGCGCCTACAACAGATGCACCCGAATCATTCACAAAAGCAACCACAGGACTGAACGCGACGAACGTAGAAAATAAAGACATGCTGCCGGGCTCCACTACGTTAAGTCCAACCATAATGCCCATAAGTACAGTCAATACAACCACAATGCCCATTACTACGCTTAGCCCAACCACAACGACCGAAGCTGTGGATGGGCTCAATCGCACCGCATTTCCGACCAAGCCCAAGCCAATGAAGATCAGTTGGATTATTGacagcgacgccagcagcaATGAAGTGAATAGCACAACCCAAGCTGCAGCCACTGAAACCAGCACTGGAACCATTACTGAGACCACCACCGAATCCACCACTGAAGGTGCTCGTGCGGTGCATCCGTTGGATGATCCCAGCAGCATAGAAAACATGCTGGACAGCTTTGAGCGCCATAGGCAGGAGAAGCCTTTACTCAAAGTACTGCCCAGCAACGAGCAAGAGAAGCCTACTATCCAAATGCTGCCCAACAATGAGACCACAAACCATGAAGAGTCCAAGACTCCGAATGTCTATGATCGCAATCATTGGCTGCAGAAGTTCGAGCAGGATGCAGCACCGCCACAGGACGAGCTTATCGACACTTTTGGCACGGAGCTGGATGCCAAGAGTCTGCAGCAAATGGGGCCCAAAATAAACCCTATCAGTGGCAAGGTGCCAAATG CCGCCGATGCACAGCTTATGTCGATGTGTGCACAATTAACACGAAGACTGCGACAAAAGGCGGCCGCAGAGGGCGGCTCCGGTGAGCTAGAACCGTTTACTGCCTCGCCCAGCGTGCAGTTTACTAGCCGCGGACCGGGGGGCTTTCCGGTCTCTGGCGAAACAATGAAAGCCTCCGCCCAGTTCATGTTCAATCCGAACTTTGGCATGCCCAGCATACCTGTGTGCTTCTATATGACACCCGCCAATTTCCGCATGCCGATGTGGTCGCCCACGCCTTCGTTTATGGGCATGCAGGGCGCCCACTTTGGTGGCTCGTCCAATGCCGGCGGCATATTCTTTGTACCGCAGCAATTTGGGCCATCAGGCAATTTCtttggcggcagcggcggtaCAGCGAGCGGTGCACAGAATCAGCTGCCCAACATCTTCTCGAAGAACGCATCACCACAGAAGCAGCAAAATGGACAGCAGCAGGTCTACTGCACCTACATGCAAAACCAGCAGGCACAAGCCGGACAGGGACAAACGATGCAAAACAATTTGTCGTCTGGCAGCCAGGCGGGCTTCTCCAATGCCAATTTCAAGATGCGGCATGCCAATCAGACCGGCATGGCCCATCACAGCCAGATCATCTACGCCTCCTATCTGGGTTTGCCGGAACAGTCGCAGCAGCGTTTCAAGTGCCCGGAAGCGGATCAGCTGGCCTGCTATGGTCAGCAGGAGTGCATTGCCGCATCGCGCTGGTGTGACAATGTCATCGATTGTCCTGATGGCAGCGATGAGTCGGCCTGCACCTGCGCCGATCGACTGGATGAGGAGCGTCTGTGTGATGGCTATGCGGACTGCCCCATGGGCGAGGATGAGCTGGGCTGCTTTGGCTGTGAGTCTCTGGCGCACTCCTGCTACGAGAATGCCGAGGAATATGCGCGACACAATCGCTCCACCTTGTCCATGTGCTACAGTCGCCACGAACGCTGCGATGGTTTTCAGAACTGCTTCAATGGACGCGATGAGCTGCAGTGCAGCATGCTGCTCACAGATGTTGGCCATCATATG TCACATGCAGCTTCTGCTTCGGAGGGCTATCTGTATCACAATCATCGCGGCGATTGGTATCCTGTGTGCAACAATGGCGCTAGGTGGGCGGCCGCCGCCTGTGAGTTGGAGGACCTTAATCAATCCGCAAATCTTACGTTCAAGCAGCTTACGCTGTCGGGTCCGTTCATAGAGCCCTCGTTGCATGCAGGCATACACTTTGCCCAAGGCTGCCATGGACGTAATGGCCAGGACACGCTGGTCGATCACGTTGCCTACGTCAAATGTCCGCCTCCGCAGTGTGGCCTGCCTAGCAAGCCTAGTGAGAGTGGGCGCGCAAAGCGCACGAAGAGGGCACCCATTGAGGATCGCCTTGAGTCGAATAAAGGTCGGATCGTGGGCGGCAGCTATGCAAGTCCCTTACAATGGCCCTTCGTAGTGGCCATCTACCGGGATGGCAAGTTCCACTGTGGCGGCACCATCTACTCGGAGCATTGG ATCATCAGCGCGGCGCACTGTGTAATCAACTATATAAAGTATTACTATGAGGTGCGCGCTGGACTCTTGCGCCGCACCAGCTACTCGCCGGCTACTCAGATACAAAGTGTTTCCCATGTGGTGGTGCATCAGGCTTACGAGCGGCGCAGCATGCGCAACGATCTCTCCCTGTTGCGCGTTGCGACACCGCTGCAGTTCAATCGCTGGGTGAAGCCCATTTGCCTGCCAGATATGGGGCGTACCACCTTTGGCCAGGACTGGATCTGGGGTCCAGAGGAGCACACGCTCTGCACAGTCATTGGCTGGGGCGCCATAAGGGAGAAGGGTCCAAGCA GTGATGCCATGCGCCAGGTCATTGTGCCCATACGCAAGGACTGCACGGATCCCGAGGATCGGGCTTCTGAGGACGTTTGTGCCGGTGAGCCGGGTGGTGGTCGCGATGCCTGCCAAGGCGATTCGGGTGGACCGCTCTTCTGCCGAAGCGTTAGTCAGCCGGAACAATGGTATTTGGCGGGCGTCGTCAGCCACGGCAATGGCTGTGCGCGTCCCAAAGAGTTCGGCGTCTATACACGTGTTGCCCTCTATCTGGACTGGCTGGAGCTAGCCGTGAAGCCCGGCTTGCTTCCAGCTCGCCAGCCGCTGCAGCACTGTCCGGGATTCATTTGCGTTTGGGGTGGCAAGCGTTGCATTTCCCAGCGTTTGCGCTGTGACCGCAACGTGGACTGCCTGGGCGGTGAGGATGAAGTGGGCTGTGCCTACAACTTTATTCCCGACATGGTGGGCAGCCAGCAAACTGTAAGCAGCACCACAGAAAGCGACTATTATCCACAGAAACAAGCGGCAGCAGACGACCAGGAAGCACAGCAGACGGAGCACAAGCAGCGTCAGGATGTTTCTATTGAAGATGCGGATTTGATTGCGCATATGCTGACAGCGCCAACAACCGAAAATGAAACCAAACAGTTCGGCTCCACTCCAGCAACAGCACAGAGTGATACCTGGACAATAGCTGAGGAGAGCAGCACGCCTGCAGTAGAGAATGAAGCGGAGCCTAACAACACGACTTCAGCCACTTCGGAAACAACAACCTTAGTgcaaacgacaacaacagcaacaacaacattgccaAACAGCACTATGCCCACAACTTTGCCGCCGCCTACAACAACCGCTTGGCCCACTCCGACCGAGGATTTGATGAAACTGACGGATCTGATGAGCCAGCTGCTCGAAGAgtcaacaactgcaacaacggTCGAGCAACTGGCAAACACAACGCTGTTCGCGCTCACGACAGATGCGCCCAATAAGGGCACAACAACACTTggaacaacagctgcaacaacaactgacgcTGAGAGCACAACTTTGGCGGCGTTCACAGCCGCAGACTACAACACAACAGAAGCTGTGACACAGCCCACAACAACAGAGGCAACTACAACTTTGGCAACAACAGAGACAACTTCAACTGtggcaacaacagtaacaacacccgcaacaacaacttcacACGCATCACAGCCAACTGCATCAACAACACTAACAACATCAACTACACcaagaacaacagcatcagctgCAACCACTAAGCAGAGCACAACAGAGCGCAGCAAAGTCAGCGAGGCGGAGAAGCAGCTGCCCAATAAGTTCATCTGTCGGAA AATGCCTCAAATTGTGGATCTACAGCATCGCTGTGATCGCAGAGTGGACTGCGAGGATGGCACTGACGAACTGGACTGCAGCTGTCGTGACTATCTCAAGGGCGGCCTCAGCACGCTTATTTGCGATGGCAAAGCCGACTGTGAGGATCTGAGCGATGAGCAGAACTGTG GTGGCTGCCAGGAGCACGAGTACCACTGCGCGCTGTCCAAGAGCTGTCTGCCGCTGGCCAAGCGCTGTGACAAAGTTGTGGATTGCAAGTTCAGTGAGGACGAAAAGGATTGCT TTGCCTTAACCAACGGTCATGATGTGCACTTCGATGCGCATCAGCAGCCCAAGTTCAGCAGCGTTGGCGTCTTCTCGAAAAATACGCACGGTTCGTGGCGCGTGGTTTGCGCCCATGAGACGGGCTTCCATGAGCACCAGGCTAAGACGGCGGATACAGTCTGCGCCTTGCTGGGCTTCAGGGGCGCCCAATACTACAACAGCACAGAGTTTGTCAGCCAGCAGGAGATGCATCCCATTACCCCAGAGCTCATCAGGTCACATTCTGGCAGCCAGCTGCGAGCGCTGATGCGGGACAATGTCCAATTGACCAGCACGGAGATGGTCCTGCCGAAGCATGCACAGCAAATGCCGCACGGGCGACAAAAGGCGCGCATCGTGGCCAACAAATGTCTGGGCATCTATGTGGAATGTAATGCCCGTTCTAATATGACATTGCCACTGAAAACTTTCAGCGCTGGACAGGTGATAAATCAGCGTCCTGCTGGGAATTTACCGGAGCTGCTGCCAACCATTGGCACGCACAAGAAGCCGAATGTGCACTTTAAACCGCAGCAGCCGGCGCAGCTGGTCAAAAAAAAGGATGAAATTATGGATCGCCTGGACATGCTGATCAAGAGCAAGAATAACAAGACGCTGCTGGTGCAGGAGCAGCTGCACGAGGCCATTGAGGAGCTGCATTGGCCTTGGCTGGCTGATGTCTATGTGAATGGTGAACTCTGGTGTCTGGGAGTCCTCCTGGACAAGCACTGGTTGCTGGTGCACGAGAGCTGCCTCGCCGGCATAAG CTTTGATACGCACTACATCAGCGCCTTGCTGGGCGGTGGCAAGACCAAGCGCTCTTTGCACCGCAGCACCTACGAGCAAATACTTCGTGTGGACTGCTTCGAAGCGGTGCCCAGGTCCAATGTACTGCTGTATCATCTGGAGCAGCCGGCAAGATTTACGCACTACGTCCTGCCCACTTTTCTGCCTGAAAT TTCGGATGAACAAGAGAGCGCCCCGCATGAATGCATAAGCGTGCTGCATGACGATTTCACTGGACGCATCAAGACGGTGGCCATTACAAGAGTCAGCAATGATGCCAGCTGCAAATCCTGCTATCAAATGCAGGAGCGTCAGCCCTCGGGTAATTTGATGCGCATGCTAAATGTAAGCGCCGAGGATATGGCATCCATATCGGATGAAGTGGAACTGCTTAGCGGTGTGACGGCCAGGGCGATGCCTGCACTCACCAAATTCACCAGCTGCACGCAATTTGGACAGAGGAATCTGAGTGATGTTCAAGTGCAGCCCAGCGACCAGGGCGTGCTTGTGTGCCGGGATTCGCATACCGGCTGGTATCCTTCggcaatttttaattataataataccGACTGTCAAAGCTTCAGGGCACCTTTTGGCATTAGGACACTGAACGAGGCCTACAAATCATTGCAGGAAATTATGG ATCAACCGCAGTGCAGCAATGTGCAGTCATCGCCTCCATGTGAAACACATCGTTGTCCCCTGGGCGTCTGTCTGCCGCAGTCGGCGCTCTGCGATGGCCGCAGCGACTGTCACGATAGCAGCGATGAGGAGGTGTCCAAATGCCGTGAGCTGAAACAACACTGTGCACCGGGCGAAATGAAGTGCCGTACGAGCGCCAAGTGTGTGCCGAAGAGCAAATTTTGTGATCATGTGCCGGACTGTCAGGATATGACGGATGAACCCACAATTTGCAGCTGCTTTACTTATTTGCA GGCCACGGACCCTTCCAAGATATGCGATGGCAAGCGCAATTGCTGGGACAAGAGCGATGAGAGTTCGGTGCTGTGCAACTGTACCGCGGATCACTTTCAATGCAGCTC CTCTCCTGAGGATTGCATACCACGTGATTTTGTGTGCGACAAGCATCCTGATTGTCCCAACGGCGAGGATGAGCGCTTCTGCTTTGGTATTGAGCACCCgctgcaggagcagcagcaggattACTGGGCGCATAGTGAATATAGTCACAAGAAATTAGTATCACAGTATGGCCAAGTAATTGAACAAACATATGGCATTTGGCACACCAAATGCTTTCCCAAGACCTCGCCACCCAGCATATCCGAAGTGCGTGATATCTGCAAGAAGCTGGGCTACAATCCGGATCGATTTCCCAGCTATCGCCTCATAGATGATGCCACCAACGAGGCCAAGCACACCTTTGAGGTAGCTGACAGACGAGGTCGCGCTTTCGGCAATGACACATTGGTCGGCAAATATCGGGACTCCACAAAGGCGCTGATCGTCAGCAAATTTTCGCCGTTGCAGCTTAACGAACAGCTAACGCTGTTCCTCAAGCCTAGCCGGCCCATTGCTGAGCTCGTTAGATGGAATACAACGGATTCGAATCGCTGTTTCAGGCTGGAAATACGATGTGCCTGA